One part of the Aspergillus luchuensis IFO 4308 DNA, chromosome 5, nearly complete sequence genome encodes these proteins:
- a CDS encoding uncharacterized protein (COG:S;~EggNog:ENOG410PIKX;~InterPro:IPR012292;~PFAM:PF11563;~go_function: GO:0019825 - oxygen binding [Evidence IEA];~go_function: GO:0020037 - heme binding [Evidence IEA]) gives MGSLSPVQDGIKQVTRKELYTDFSKRMDFLRLFLDFTDDDIIVFNKGAKFLKAALPVLTHRLYAKMLDFDITARALRVRSTESDAQVDEYFTLDGPHVQRRKIFWKWYLTRLFSDPSRLEYWEYLDKVGKMHTGKILMHPLKIEYMHMNTCLGYVKELAYETISGHPEMSYPFKFALIRAFNKIMTIQNDLISRCYIREGQEFDHHSPSPGEAPTTGGAPPHTDTGSNTDSCVSDTRSTADTRSSTDSRSIPDPQSYADIQPNPDARSLPETRPNTGGGSTAETGSIAESRSNADTCSIPDSTANSETSSMANERQLHPRCLVPGLSQSRPTSSKGSVPSLRDRSASFDLSRVRTASDSISSYDPPSTAGSSQRLGPSYAGTATGFTSPFTVDQLGQSFETKIWSAKPKQKWFKASE, from the exons ATGGGTTCACTGTCTCCTGTACAGGATGGCATCAAGCAGGTGACGCGGAAGGAATTATACACCGATTTTAGTAAACGGATGGATTTTCTGCGGTTGTTCCTGGACTTCACAGACG ATGATATTATCGTCTTTAACAAAGGCGCCAAATTCCTAAAGGCGGCCTTACCAGTACTGACTCACCGTCTGTACGCTAAAATGCTCGACTTCGACATAACAGCGCGCGCCTTGCGGGTTCGAAGCACCGAGTCAGACGCCCAGGTAGATGAATACTTCACTCTGGACGGTCCGCACGTGCAGCGCAGGAAAATCTTCTGGAAGTGGTATTTGACCCGATTATTTTCCGACCCCAGCCGACTCGAATATTGGGAGTACCTGGATAAGGTTGG AAAGATGCACACAGGTAAAATCTTGATGCACCCACTGAAGATCGAGTACATGCATATGAACACATGCCTGGGGTACGTCAAGGAGCTCGCATACGAAACAATATCCGGACATCCGGAGATGTCATATCCGTTCAAGTTTGCTCTAATCAGAGCGTTCAACAAAATCATGACCATCCAAAACGACCTCATCTCGAGGTGTTATATCCGCGAAGGTCAGGAGTTTGACCATCATTCTCCAAGCCCAGGTGAAGCGCCGACCACAGGAGGAGCGCCGCCACACACCGACACTGGTTCGAATACCGACTCCTGTGTTTCAGACACAAGGTCCACCGCCGATACCCGATCTAGTACCGATTCCCGATCTATCCCCGACCCCCAATCTTACGCGGACATTCAACCCAACCCGGATGCGCGGTCATTACCCGAGACCAGGCCCAACACTGGTGGTGGGTCAACCGCGGAGACGGGGTCCATTGCAGAGTCTCGATCCAATGCCGACACGTGTTCCATACCGGATTCTACCGCAAACAGTGAAACATCATCCATGGCGAATGAGAGGCAGCTGCATCCCCGGTGCTTAGTCCCTGGTCTGAGTCAATCGAGACCCACTTCCTCCAAAGGGTCTGTTCCCAGTCTACGAGATCGCAGCGCCAGTTTCGATCTATCGCGGGTACGAACTGCAAGTGACTCAATAAGCTCCTACGATCCGCCGTCCACGGCGGGTAGTAGCCAGCGGCTCGGTCCTAGTTATGCGGGCACGGCAACCGGGTTCACCTCGCCGTTTACCGTGGACCAGCTGGGGCAATCGTTCGAGACGAAGATCTGGTCGGCAAAACCTAAACAAAAGTGGTTCAAGGCGTCTGAATAG
- a CDS encoding acyl-CoA dehydrogenase family protein (COG:I;~EggNog:ENOG410PKBI;~InterPro:IPR006091,IPR009075,IPR013786,IPR009100, IPR036250,IPR037069;~PFAM:PF02770,PF00441,PF02771;~go_function: GO:0016627 - oxidoreductase activity, acting on the CH-CH group of donors [Evidence IEA];~go_function: GO:0050660 - flavin adenine dinucleotide binding [Evidence IEA];~go_process: GO:0055114 - oxidation-reduction process [Evidence IEA]) — MPPCSTAPSRYLTPETLYVCTDVFLNNHYDNSKMSQLSSNPIPFSEPPYLCGLPSPYYSPGHRRFQKACHDFFWEHLHSHAAEYEKAGQVPEHVFHTFCKRNILLPNIGAPLPVDWLKRLGIADILGVKVEDWDYMYTGIYFDEMARAGMAGPGSSLNAGFNFAIPPILKYGSRQLQERFLPDILTGRKRCCIAITEPEAGSDVANITTTATKTPDGKYYLVNGAKKWITNGIWSDFATMAVRTGGPGASGLSVLLVPLKGHPGVTMRPLKVTGPITSGTTYIELDDVKVPVENLVGREGDGMRMIMTNFNHERLSIAVGVTRQARVALSTAFQYCLKREAFGKTLMDQPVVRNRLARAGAELETLGAFVEQLLYQLCHLPKEEGDRKLGGITALAKAKAGMVLNECAQCAVLLFGGAGLTQSGQGELVESILREVPAARIPGGSEDVLLDLAVRQLVKVYQAGERKLKQSKI; from the exons ATGCCTCCTTGCTCAACAGCCCCTTCTAGATATCTCACTCCAGAGACTCTCTACGTATGCACGGATGTGTTCCTAAATAATCACTACGACAATAGCAAGATGTCGCAGCTGTCTTCTAACCCAATTCCATTTTCGGAGCCGCCATATCTCTGTGGTCTCCCTTCGCCCTACTACTCGCCGGGCCATCGTCGCTTCCAAAAAGCCTGTCACGATTTCTTCTGGGAACATCTCCACAGCCATGCTGCCGAGTATGAGAAGGCCGGACAGGTTCCCGAGCATGTTTTTCACACGTTCTGCAAGCGTAATATTCTACTCCCGAACATCGGCGCACCCTTGCCCGTGGACTGGCTGAAGCGCTTGGGAATCGCCGACATCCTGGGAGTCAAGGTGGAGGACTGGGACTACATGTACACGGGAATTTACTTCGACGAG ATGGCGCGAGCCGGTATGGCTGGTCCGGGTTCATCCCTGAACGCCGGGTTCAACTTTGCAATTCCGCCAATTTTGAAGTATGGCAGCCGGCAGTTGCAGGAACGCTTTCTCCCGGATATTTTGACTGGTCGCAAACGCTGCTGTATCGCGATTACGGAGCCGGAGGCAGGCAGCGATGTTGCTAACATCACCACGACAGCCACCAAGACGCCCGACGGAAAGTATTACCTGGTCAATGGCGCGAAGAAGTGGATCACCAACGGGATCTGGTCTGACTTTGCGACCATGGCTGTTCGCACCGGTGGTCCGGGAGCGTCTGGTCTCTCCGTCCTGCTCGTTCCATTGAAGGGACACCCCGGCGTCACGATGCGCCCGCTCAAGGTTACCGGCCCGATTACCAGTGGAACCACCTACATTGAATTGGACGACGTCAAGGTGCCTGTGGAGAATTTGGTCGGCCGAGAAGGGGACGGCATGCGAATGATCATGACGAATTTCAATCACGAACGCCTTTCGATCGCGGTCGGCGTCACTCGCCAGGCTCGCGTGGCCCTGTCCACCGCCTTCCAATACTGTCTGAAGCGAGAGGCCTTTGGCAAAACGCTCATGGACCAGCCAGTTGTCCGAAACCGTCTGGCTAGGGCGGGCGCCGAGTTGGAAACGTTGGGGGCCTTTGTCGAGCAGCTCCTTTACCAATTGTGCCATCTTCccaaggaagaaggagatcgcAAGCTGGGTGGAATCACTGCCctcgccaaggccaaggcggggatggtgttgaACGAGTGTGCGCAGTGCGCGGTTCTCCTGTTTGGAGGAGCCGGATTGACGCAAAGCGGACAGGGCGAGCTGGTCGAGTCGATTCTCCGAGAGGTACCAGCTGCCCGGATTCCGGGCGGTAGTGAGGATGTTTTGCTTGACCTGGCCGTTCGACAATTGGTGAAGGTCTATCAGGcgggggagaggaagttgaagcagTCGAAGATATAG
- a CDS encoding nucleobase cation symporter-1 family protein (COG:F,H;~EggNog:ENOG410PMN9;~InterPro:IPR001248,IPR012681,IPR038271;~PFAM:PF02133;~TransMembrane:12 (i36-57o69-92i113-130o163-184i191-213o233-254i275-298o318-337i358-375o387-407i430-450o462-484i);~go_component: GO:0016020 - membrane [Evidence IEA];~go_function: GO:0022857 - transmembrane transporter activity [Evidence IEA];~go_process: GO:0055085 - transmembrane transport [Evidence IEA]), whose protein sequence is MGLKQRLQVKHGEVVSGVDSNADLDPIPRNSARRTWGWVSLTGFWISEAFSISMYQVTSTSVSKGLNAGLAIAAVVIGHMLVYIPVVLDGYVGSIYGINFPILTRASYGMRGSYFAVLIRGLVAIIWFGTQTYQTGECISSMISAIWPSFEHLPNHLPSSGPITSAQLLCFFLAIIVQLPLLYLNIPQLRYLFLVKMVIMPIFGLVLFIWAVATAHGFGPVFSKPSQITDGTPVAVVFLQCVTSAIGPKATLALNMPDFTRYAHSPRQIIWTQALGLIVLVSLCGVLGATVTSASEIIYGVQTWNPLQVAALWDNRAAQFFAALCWSLAAVGTNLSANSVSFSNDLSLWFPRYINARRGAYVCAVLSILSCPWYIQEDAASFSSFLGGYSLFLGSLAGIIIVDYWIIRRRQLRVHSLYDPRGTHFFTRGFNLRAFAAFICGIAPNLPGLANACGQSGVPVGAVYLYSLSWLVSILVSGGVYWGLCKVWPIAVDEDEGGIWEGVEVTTKEVESATQ, encoded by the exons ATGGGTCTGAAGCAGCGGCTACAAGTCAAAcatggggaggtggtgtcaGGAGTCGACTCCAATGCCGATCTGGATCCTATCCCACGGAATTCAGCCCGGCGGACTTGGGGATGGGTCAGTTTGACTGGGTTTTGGATTTCGGAAGCATTTTCGATCAGCATGTACCAGG TCACGTCCACATCGGTGTCAAAGGGGTTGAACGCGGGTCTGGCGATCGCGGCAGTGGTTATAGGCCACATGCTCGTGTACATCCCAGTGGTGCTCGATGG ATACGTGGGTTCTATTTATGGCATCAACTTTCCTATCCTCACCCGTGCCAGCTACGGCATGCGAGGGAGTTATTTTGCCGTCCTCA TCCGCGGGCTCGTCGCCATTATCTGGTTCGGCACTCAGACCTACCAGACCGGAGAATGCATCTCGTCGATGATAAGTGCCATCTGGCCATCCTTTGAACATCTACCCAACCATCTCCCGAGTTCGGGGCCTATAACTTCCGCTCAgctgctttgcttctttttgGCCATTATCGTCCAACTCCCGCTCTTATACCTCAACATTCCTCAGCTCCGCTATCTGTTTTTAGTGAAGATGGTCATCATGCCCATTTTCGGCCTGGTCCTATTTATCTGGGCCGTCGCCACAGCCCACGGGTTTGGTCCCGTCTTCTCTAAACCTAGCCAGATTACCGACGGGACGCCTGTGGCGGTGGTTTTCCTGCAATGCGTGACCAGTGCTATCGGACCTAAAGCTACCCTTGCATTGAATATGCCCGACTTTACGCGCTATGCGCACTCACCTCGCCAAATTATCTGGACGCAAGCTTTAGGTTTGATAGTTCTGGTTTCGCTCTGCGGCGTTCTCGGTGCAACAGTAACCTCCGCCAGCGAGATTATCTATGGCGTGCAGACCTGGAATCCGCTACAGGTGGCTGCATTGTGGGACAACCGTGCCGCGCAGTTCTTCGCCGCGTTGTGCTGGTCGCTGGCAGCCGTAGGGACGAATCTGTCTGCGAATAGCGTGTCTTTCTCGAATGATCTATCTCTTTGGTTTCCCCGATACATCAACGCACGACGAGGTGCATATGTTTGCGCGGTACTCAGCATTCTGAGCTGCCCATGGTACATCCAGGAAGA CGCGgcatccttctcttccttcctagGCGGctattctctcttcctcgggTCTTTGGCGGGTATCATTATAGTGGACTACTGGATCATCCGGAGACGACAGCTGCGCGTTCACTCACTCTACGACCCGCGAGGTACGCACTTTTTTACGCGGGGATTCAACCTCCGCGCTTTTGCGGCCTTCATCTGCGGGATTGCCCCGAATTTGCCTGGTCTAGCGAATGCCTGTGGGCAGAGTGGCGTGCCGGTCGGCGCAGTGTATCTGTATTCGCTGAGTTGGTTAGTCAGTATTCTCGTGTCAGGAGGAGTGTACTGGGGCCTTTGCAAGGTGTGGCCGATAGCAgtagatgaagacgagggaGGTATctgggagggagtggaggtgACTACCAAGGAAGTCGAGAGTGCTACACAATAG
- a CDS encoding uncharacterized protein (COG:E;~EggNog:ENOG410PKIG;~InterPro:IPR036526,IPR015942,IPR003010;~PFAM:PF01177,PF00795;~go_function: GO:0036361 - racemase activity, acting on amino acids and derivatives [Evidence IEA];~go_process: GO:0006807 - nitrogen compound metabolic process [Evidence IEA]), with amino-acid sequence MPRTVRLAAAQMGTTNKWSSREETLTRMITLLRDAATQGAKLVLFPEIAFTTFFPRYLILDEAELEDWFEHGDILTAPRTRALFDTAHDLAVDIIVGFAEATDTGEHFNSCVYYHAATGSILSRYRKIHLPGDVEPLPDPKAVNQLEKRYFKPGNLGFQAFRVPGLLSPSLSQHQEGQKDADPILGMMICNDRRWAESWREYGLQGVEIVACGYNTNGYAPQFWGQSADMTPEEAEELSLFHHKLVMQCHSYTNACFSVSAARCGLDDGEYPLIAGSSIVDPEGRIIAEAKTKGDEVIIADCDLGLCRAGKTRTFDFSRHRRVEHYGRITGQTGVVEPPCTSSSDVIVPKTGVLPERKGKIRVLLINPNSTPSMTDTCVSMVKPTLPPDVEVVPFTAPTPAPSAIEGSLDAVLSAAAAVRAILPIADQYDALLVACFSDHPLVYALREELSAPVIGIMEAGLMAARTVGGRFGVVVTSQRSKVIHADAVRKFGMDGVCAGVEACGMGVLELDQGSADGGKDVVGAMCGAAKRLVDGAGADVIVLGCAGMMKLKGAVEEAVGGDGDVQVVDGVVAGVQHLVGLVRMGVKTAKKGAYASSKVGRLARGQEYL; translated from the coding sequence ATGCCTCGCACCGTCCGCCTCGCCGCCGCCCAAATGGGAACGACCAACAAATGGTCCTCGCGCGAAGAAACCCTAACCCGAATGATCACCCTCCTCAGGGATGCCGCCACACAGGGTGCCAAACTCGTCCTCTTCCCCGAAATCGCCTTCACGACATTCTTCCCTCGATACCTGAttctcgatgaagccgaGCTAGAAGATTGGTTCGAGCACGGCGACATCCTCACTGCGCCGCGCACAAGGGCACTCTTCGATACCGCTCACGATCTAGCGGTAGATATCATCGTCGGCTTCGCGGAAGCTACCGACACAGGCGAGCACTTCAACAGCTGCGTGTACTATCATGCCGCGACAGGGTCAATTCTGTCCAGATACCGCAAGATCCATCTCCCTGGTGACGTGGAGCCACTTCCTGATCCGAAAGCCGTGAATCAGCTTGAAAAGAGGTACTTCAAGCCAGGGAACCTGGGATTCCAGGCATTTCGCGTGCCCGGACTACTCTCCCCATCACTCTCACAACATCAAGAAGGTCAAAAGGATGCAGACCCCATCTTAGGAATGATGATCTGCAATGACCGCCGCTGGGCGGAATCGTGGCGTGAATACGGCCTACAAGGCGTGGAGATCGTCGCCTGTGGATATAATACCAATGGCTATGCGCCGCAGTTCTGGGGCCAGTCGGCCGATATGACTCCcgaggaagcggaggagtTATCACTGTTTCATCATAAACTGGTTATGCAGTGCCATAGCTACACGAATGCGTGTTTCAGTGTTAGTGCTGCACGATGTGGACTTGACGATGGGGAGTATCCCCTCATCGCGGGGTCGAGTATTGTTGATCCCGAGGGGAGGATTATTGCCGAGGCGAAGACGAAGGGGGATGAGGTTATCATTGCGGACTGCGATTTGGGGCTTTGTCGCGCGGGGAAGACCCGTACGTTTGATTTCTCGAGACATCGCAGGGTTGAGCATTATGGGAGAATTACGGGGCAGACGGGAGTTGTGGAGCCGCCGTGCACTAGCAGCTCGGATGTTATCGTCCCTAAGACGGGTGTACTAccggagaggaaaggaaagataaGGGTCCTCCTGATTAACCCCAACTCCACACCCTCCATGACAGATACTTGCGTCTCGATGGTAAAACCGACCCTCCCACCAGACGTCGAAGTTGTCCCCTTCACTGCTCCCACCCCTGCCCCGTCGGCAATTGAGGGATCCCTCGATGCTGTTCTgtccgctgccgctgccgtcaGGGCTATTCTGCCTATCGCAGATCAGTATGATGCACTCCTGGTTGCGTGCTTTAGCGATCATCCGCTTGTTTATGCCCTGAGGGAAGAGCTATCCGCCCCCGTGATAGGTATCATGGAGGCTGGGTTGATGGCTGCTAGGACAGTTGGAGGGAGGttcggggtggtggtgacttCTCAGAGATCCAAGGTCATTCATGCCGATGCGGTGAGGAAGTTCGGAATGGATGGGGTGTGTGCGGGTGTAGAGGCTTGTGGAATGGGGGTTTTGGAGCTGGATCAGGGTAGTGCTGATGGTGGGAAGGATGTGGTTGGGGCGATGTGTGGTGCGGCCAAAAGGTTGGTGGATGGCGCTGGTGCGGATGTTATTGTCCTGGGGTgtgcggggatgatgaagttgaagggggcggtggaggaggctgttggaggtgatggggatgtgcaggttgtggatggtgttgtggctggtgtgcAGCACCTTGTTGGGTTGGTGCGGATGGGAGTGAAGACTGCGAAAAAGGGGGCGTATGCGAGTTCTAAGGTGGGGAGGTTGGCGAGGGGGCAGGAGTATCTTTGA
- a CDS encoding hydantoinase/dihydropyrimidinase family protein (COG:F;~EggNog:ENOG410PKDK;~InterPro:IPR006680,IPR011059,IPR032466,IPR011778;~MEROPS:MER0015112;~PFAM:PF01979;~go_component: GO:0005737 - cytoplasm [Evidence IEA];~go_function: GO:0016787 - hydrolase activity [Evidence IEA];~go_function: GO:0016810 - hydrolase activity, acting on carbon-nitrogen (but not peptide) bonds [Evidence IEA]): protein MKATPGIDLIIINATVATASDVVPNQDIAISGGKIVLLGQNLPALFPSAATLDAEGAYVTPGGVDSHVHLQQDNSPTGDTWESGTRSAIAGGTTTVLAFASQKRTDESLFPVVEEYHRRATGQAYCDYGFHLILTNPTPNILDGELPVLVSSGISSVKLYMTYQPMRLGDGEILDVMESTRRLGMTTMVHAENHEMIQWMTEKLEARRRTEPYGHALARPNIAEDEATYRVISLSELADVPILIVHMSSKLAAAHVRAAQTRLLPVHAETCPHYLFFTSERLKGENFEGAKCVCSPALREDPMDLEAMWAGLANSTFTTVSSDHAPSKFDHPLGKKKGTSSFTQIPNGLPGLETRLPTMFCGGVLTGRISIQKFVELTSSNPAKLYGLGSTKGIIQPGFDADLTIWYPTPEQAASHGTSVMKPFQLSNDMLHHDIDYTPFEGMEFTNWPRYTILRGQTVWNRDAGGIVGSKGDGAFLKRGPSSLSKPRNVFVNEFNPYSS, encoded by the exons ATGAAAGCTACTCCAGGAATTGACTTGATTATCATCAACGCTACAGTG GCCACCGCGTCCGATGTAGTCCCCAACCAAGATATCGCCATCTCCGGCGGCAAGATTGTCCTTCTTGGACAGAATCTCCCAGCACTCTTCCCCAGTGCAGCAACACTCGATGCAGAGGGCGCATACGTGACGCCAGGTGGTGTCGACAGCCATGTACATCTGCAGCAGGATAACTCCCCGACCGGCGATACCTGGGAGTCGGGGACTCGCTCGGCCATCGCAGGAGGGACAACGACGGTTTTAGCTTTTGCGAGTCAGAAACGGACCGACGAGAGTCTGTTTCCCGTAGTCGAGGAGTATCATCGAAGGGCTACCGGCCAGGCGTACTGCGACTACGgcttccatctcatcctgaCAAACCCCACACCGAACATCCTCGATGGAGAGTTGCCAGTGCTAGTCAGCAGTGGTATCAGTTCTGTAAAGCTATACATGACGTATCAGCCAATGCGACTTGGGGATGGCGAGATTCTGGATGTCATGGAGTCTACCCGTCGGCTggggatgacgacgatggtTCACGCCGAGAATCATGAGATGATCCAGTGGATGACGGAGAAATTGGAAGCACGCCGCCGTACCGAACCATATGGTCACGCTCTGGCGCGTCCAAATATTGCAGAAGACGAGGCGACATACCGCGTCATTTCTCTGTCTGAGCTGGCTGAtgtccccatcctcatcgtgcATATGTCCTCCAAGCTGGCTGCGGCACATGTGCGGGCGGCTCAGACGCGGCTGCTGCCAGTCCATGCGGAAACCTGCCCTCACTATCTGTTTTTCACGAGTGAGCGGCTAAAGGGTGAGAACTTTGAAGGGGCCAAATGTGTATGCTCGCCAGCGTTGCGAGAAGATCCGATGGACCTGGAGGCGATGTGGGCGGGTCTGGCCAATTCAACCTTCACAACAGTTTCCAGCGACCACGCACCATCTAA ATTCGATCACCCccttggcaagaagaagggcacgTCTAGCTTCACCCAGATCCCGAATGGACTGCCAGGGCTGGAAACCCGACTGCCCACCATGTTCTGCGGTGGTGTGCTCACCGGTCGCATCTCAATCCAAAAATTCGTCGAACTGACTAGCTCGAACCCTGCAAAGCTGTACGGGCTGGGGAGCACGAAGGGAATAATTCAGCCCGGTTTTGACGCGGATCTCACGATCTGGTATCCCACCCCAGAGCAAGCTGCTTCTCATGGCACGTCGGTCATGAAACCGTTTCAGCTGTCCAACGACATGCTGCACCACGATATTGACTACACGCCATTTGAAGGCATGGAGTTCACCAACTGGCCTCGATACACCATCCTCCGCGGACAGACCGTGTGGAACCGCGACGCAGGTGGCATTGTCGGCAGCAAAGGAGACGGAGCTTTCCTGAAGAGAGGGCCCAGCTCATTGAGCAAGCCACGGAATGTATTTGTCAATGAGTTCAATCCGTACTCTAGTTAG
- a CDS encoding uncharacterized protein (InterPro:IPR028144;~PFAM:PF12734), translating to MSYQQQPPPQGYYPPPGGQYPPPQPMQYAPPQQEPSKDRGCLTTCLITMCCCFLCEEWCECCVEAAECCCCGC from the exons ATGTCCTaccagcagcaaccgccTCCCCAGGGATA CTACCCTCCTCCTGGTGGCCAgtaccctcctccccagcccaTGCAATATGCGCCTCCCCAACAAGAACCCTCCAAGGACCGTGGCTGCTTGACCACCTGTCTCATCACAatgtgctgctgcttcctctGCGAGGAATGGTGCGAGTGCTGTGTCGAAGCGGCcgaatgttgttgttgtggttgttag
- a CDS encoding uncharacterized protein (COG:S;~EggNog:ENOG410QDET): MGRTYRTHHPKFAPGNTVNLRSYRRSLPFQRDDEGNITAYDKLLNDSRKNVEHYDSSGTLYANATEALQGDRFYVEQGDSGYRFKETETGKYLALKGHWIGLDDEGTDLWFEEWPKEEGRYIITPRGDNIYPGDGPGYHLWFEGAPDAVFRNGDDDLNVKGEGQHAIFWIDTLVGL, from the exons ATGGGCCGCACTTATCGTACTCACCACCCCAAATTCGCCCCCGGCAACACCGTCAACTTGCGCAGTTATCGCCGCAGCCTGCCCTTCCAGCGCGATGACGAGGGTAACATCACCGCCTACGACAAGCTCCTGAACGATTCTCGCAAGAATGTCGAACACTACGATTCATCCGGCACCCTATACGCAAATGCCACGGAAGCACTACAGGGTGACCGGTTCTACGTTGAGCAAGGTGACAGTGGATACCGGTTCAAGGAGACCGAGACGGGAAAATATCTAGCGCTGAAGGGACA TTGGATTGGactcgatgatgaaggaacaGATCTCTGGTTCGAGGAGTGGCCAAAGGAGGAAGGCAGGTATATCATCACGCCGCGAGGCGATAATATCTATCCTGGTGATGGGCCGGGATATCACCTATGGTTCGAGGGGGCGCCGGATGCAGTGTTTCGGAATGGTGACGATGATTTGAATGtcaagggggaggggcagcaTGCGATCTTTTGGATTGATACTTTGGTGGGGCTGTAA